CCCTTGTTGGGTCAATTCTGTCCCTTCTGTCATTCTTTCTACCTTCTCCTGGGCTATCCCTCCCTCTCATTTGTCCAGGCAGTCACTGCCCCTGGACCTCCTTCCCTAGCAGCCATGGCCTGGCATTTCTCCGGGGCATATCACTCCCATCCATGTCCTGCAGGCTGTATGGATGGTCACGTGGGTGGCCGTAGTGATCCTGAGTGTGGACTTGGGCCTGGCCGTGGGCGTGGTCTTCTCCATGATGACTGTGGTCTGCCGCACCCAGAGGTGGGAGTAGAGATGAGAGGAGTtgggaagaggggtggggagaggacaggTGCTTGGGGTGACTCTCCAGCCAGGCCAGGCTGGGAATCTGACCCCAGCTTCCTGCCCAGggtgcagtgcctggcacttggaCTTGCTGAGGGGACGGAGCTCTACAGGCCACTCGAAGAGAGCCACAAGGTGGGTGGgccacagacagagagggaagggaagattAGGCCCAGATGTTTTTCTGACCCTCTGACATCTTAGCTTCTCAAGGTCCCGGGGCTCTGCATCCTGAGATACCCAACACCGCTCTACTTTGGGACCCGCGGACAGTTCCGCCGCATCCTGGAGTGGCACCTGGGGCTTGGAGAAGGACGCAAGGTGAGAGGCTTGGTCAAAGGGGAGTGTGGCTTCTCTGGGAGTGGGAGGCAGGTGCGGCTTCTCAAGGGGATCATTGTGCTTAAGGGGCGCACGCTCATGCTTGTGTCTTGTGGTGACTGCCCTTCTCTACCCACAGGAGACTCCCAAGCTAGATGGCCCACCTGATGCAGGTGAGATGGGGTGACAAGGAGGGAGATTTGGGTGTGACCCGTGGAGGCATCTGGGTACGCTTGCCTTCTCCCATCCTAGTTGCTGAGCCTGTCAGAGTGGTGGTCCTAGACTGCAGTGGTATCACCTTTGCAGATGCTGCTGGAGCCAGAGAGGTGGTACAGGTGAGGGACGGGGTAGGTTGAGGAGAAAGTCCCTTTATCCCATGCCTACCCTCTGATGTGGGATTTAACCCCCTTGCCCCGCTTCTGCAGCTAGCCAGGCGATGCCGAGATGCTGGGATCCACCTTCTCCTGGCTCAGTGTAATGGTGAGAGGTGTGGAAGACCTGGggacaggagtggggggggggaatagcTGGATGCTTGAGGGAGGGAAAAGGACGCAGTGTGGATTTAAGATCTAAGAGCCTGACCTGCCTCTCTACACAGCCTCAGTGCTGGGGACACTGACCCAGGCAGGACTCTTGGACAGAGTGACCCCAGAGCAGCTGTTTGTGAGTGTCCAGGACGCAGCTGCTCATGCCCTGGAGAGACTGGTGAGGGGGCAGTAGGAACGGGAGATCCAGGAGGCGCTGGGGTGGAGCAAGTGACATGTGAGTCAGTGGCTGAAGATCTAGGCAGAGGGTTTGGGGAAGGGGGCCCGAGAAGGAAGCTGGAGGAAGAAAGTGGGGGGATGAAATGATTAGCCAATTTAAGGCTAAGCCAAGGAGACTGGGTCCAGCTCCGCATGAAGAACTGAGGAGCTAGGGTTTCAAAGTGGGGTGGTGTGCCCCCCAGAAAACTACCAAATGccgagagagggaggagggtacCTAATCTCCTGACAGGTCCCCTCTCCTTTCCAGGAGCCTACAGGTCCAAAGACATGCACAGTGTGGGTCTGACCCGGTCATTTGGAGTGTGGAGGGCCCCGACAATATGTGCGCGAGGAGTCTCCTCACTTCATGTAACTAATAAAACAAAGCTGAGAGCCACTGGGGTTCATGAAGTGAGTCTGGGTGTCCACACGCCGGCCCTCGGTGCCCCTTTCTCCATGCCCGCGGCATTGCAGAGACACAACTAAAAATGGCTTTCACTTGTGTGTTCACCAGGCCCCGCCCCAGCTCCGGAGTCACTGGTTCTCTCCAcaggggtggggctggaaccGGTGCACAGAGTCCTGTAtccagagatgggggagggggcacagcccTGGGAATACACGTTGGGGGCTTCCCCATCCCCTCAGTCCCAAGGAGATGAGAGTATTTCCATTTTAGGTTCTTAGAGTCCCCATGGGCTTTTTGGCACTTGGaaagtgaccccccccccacttcctgcccCATGAGAAGAGGGTTGGGGGGAGGACTTGGCACTGGCCATGGGTCGAGTTATGGCTCCATCGCATCGCTGGGCACTCGAAGAAAGGAGGAGTGTCACCAGGACAAGCCCCTATTTGGGATCGGATTCTGAAGGGGATCAGGGACAGTCAGTGGAGTAGTCactgggtggtgggtggggtttGCTAGAAATTCCTGGCAGGGACAAGGACGCAGGCCCAGCCTGAGAGTTGGAAGGCCCGAGTGGCCATCATTCTGCGGTCATGCACTGCAGGCGGTGTTTGAAGAAGAGTAGGCGGTGTTTGGCCACCTGACTTTCATCCAGCGATCCGGGGTAGCGGTACCGGGCATAAGTCTCTGCCCCCACATCCCTTGAGGTCCAAGGCAGTTTCAACTTAGATGCATGATCCACAACGACGTCTGAGCAGGAGCCCACCCGCAGGGAACCAAGCCCGTCCAGGAAGAATTCTGgcagtggagggaaggggagtACACAGTGAAGCGTCTGAAGGGAGCGGAGGGCCGAGCCTTAAAGGGAGAACTGAGAGTTGGGGTACACAGGCTGCACCTGTAAAGACTCCTTTTGTGAGGGCCTTGGGCTAGTCAATTCATTTGGGTCCTAGTTTTACTCTTATGTAAAATGAAGTCAACATCCTTACTTTGTGTTTTGAGAGCATACCCCCGtcctccccaacacacacctaaataaatgttcaataaatgctgaCCAGGCCGCTCCAGGAGTGTGGTCTGAACCAGGGGAAGCGGCTGGGACTGGACTCAAGGTCTGACAGTGGCGGGGGAAGTTAAAGGCCGGCCCACCCAGTAGCTGTACTGGGCTTGGAGGTTTAAAGGGTGTGcgggccaggagggagggagccctgtCTCTTGCCCGGGGCGCAAGGCTTGGTAAATTTTCGCAGAACTCTCCAGGGGCCCCAGGTGCCAGCTGTGGGCTCCACTGGGGTGGGCGTAGGAGTGCCCGCTGCCTTTGGAGCCTCTCCCAGAGCCCCGCGGGGGTCTCTGCCCGGGTCGGGAGGGGACGCCACTCACCCAGATGCGCCACGCGGCTGAGCCGCGGGTCGAAGCCGACCTCGCGCACCTTGTCGGTGCGCGCCAGGAAGAAGTTGACCACGCCGTCGGTGACCACGCAGCCCGGAAAGCCGACGAGCTCGTGGTGGAAGCCGCGCCTTTGCCGGAGGCAGTTCCCGCGGCCTGGCGCGccgggctccacgctcagcagcTGCCGGTAGGTCGTGGCGAAGCCGGAGATCTCGCGCACCGCGCCCCCGACCTGCGGGGAGTGGGAGGTTGGCTCCAGGCGGGACGGGGACTGCCGGCAGTTAGATCCGCGCTGCCCCTCCCTCGGGCGGTTCCCCGGCCGCGTCCTCTCCCGCTCCACCCACGCAGGACCCAGATTGCCCCCCAGGCTCCCTTCGTCGTCCTCTGTCCGTCCCAGGGCCGGCCGCTCTCGGCCGGGTCTCCCCCGCCGCTGCTTTAGCTTGCTGGAGTCcctccttctcccaccccacGTTCCGCGGGCCCTCCCTTACCAGGTCCAGCGACGTCCGCTCCAGCACGTCCACAAGCCTCTCCAGCCGCGTCCTCGCCGTGAAGACAAAGTCGTCGTCCACCCACAAGACGTACTTGGTGGTTACTTGGGATACGGCCAGGTTCCGGCCTGCGAACCAGCCCTGGGGGCAGGGTACATACAGTTAGTGAGGCTATAGAGATAGGACACAACCCCTCTGCcacatttcctcctctctcccgACACATCTCTAAACTTTCCGGGACCTACGAGTGGCTCAGAGCTAGGCAAGAAATGCAGTTTCCCAACTGCCAGGGGTAATAAGTCCGTGTTTTGGGGGAGGGTGTTAGAACGCATTTAATTTATgcgtgcattcattcattcattcatccatcatccatttatTGAGCGCTCCCTAGGTGCTAAGCACATTCTAAGGATGCAGCGCGAATAAGATAGGCGCGATTCCTCTTCCCACGGAGCTTATTATGTTCCAGGAATCGCCGTGATTCACAGGCACCAGTAATTCTGAGGCAGGTAGTCCTGGAATCACTACTCCGGTGACTTCAGACCCACCGCGCGCCTCTGTCTCTCGGCGCCCTCTGGCGCGCGGTTCAGCCTTGCTGACTGCGCACCTTGCCAAAAGGCATGAGATAGTGCTCGATGTGGGGACCACTAATGCTCTCTGGCTTGTCGCTGTCGTCGGCGATGACCACGGTGACCGTTGGGTAGAAGCGGCGGATGCTGGTGATGAGCGCCCGAAGCCGATTGTAACGAAGGAAGGTCTTAGTGGCGATGGTGACCAGGGCGCTGATATTGTACTGGGCTGGGAGTGAGGGACAGGGTTAGGTGCAGAGAAGGAGAGTGGAAGTGAGGAGCTGGAAAACATCTCCCGCGTCCTCCCTCTCCCAGCTTCTCCCCACCAGGCCTGGATTTAGGTCCTTGAACGCACCAGCCTCACCTCCCTGGGGTAGAGACCCAGGTGGGTACAGCCGAGGGTTGGGTGGGTGTCTTATGCGGATGGTAAAGGCGGCCTCATGTCCCTCCGTGGAGAACCGGACTGGGAAGAAAGGACATCAGACGTGGTCCTTAAAGTTGGGACAACATTCCCTTTTCAGCAAATCACTATTTAAGTGCCTACTTTGTGTACCACTTTCCTGAGCCCTGGTGGACAAGAATGCAAGGTGTTTACCTCCATGGCACTAACACTCTAATGggtgggagaaagaaaattaaagattttaattaaaaattaaagattaattaAAAGCTAAcctttattgagcatttactatgtgcagGTACTTTTTAAGTTTACCTTAAATATATGAACCCACTTAACCTTGACAAGCCCCATAAGGTAGATTCCTGCTACAGAAAAAGGCATAGAGAAATTAAGCAACTGGTCTACATTTACACAACTCTTAAGCAACAAAGCTGAGATAGGAACCTAGTCATTCTGGTTCTAggctaagtaaataaaattcagataCTGGCAAGCATTGAATGGAAAATAAAGCAAGTAATGTGATAGTGAAGAggagacatttgagctgagatccAAGTGAcaagaaggagccagccatgcaaaaatctgggggaagagcattctaggcagagggaacagcaaatgcaaaggccccaAAGAGGGAGCAGATTTGGTGTAGCAAGTCTTGGAGAGAAGGAGGCGGGCTGTGTTGTGCCTCTTTTGCTGGAGGAGACACGGGAGCTCTTGGACATGAAGTCCCTTGCCCTCCAGTAAGTGGTGGTTTGGGAATAGAGCTTGAGCCTTCTGGCTCCTGGGGCAAATCACTTCCTGGGGCCCCCATGGTTGGCCTGAAGAGGGGACACACCCGAGGCGCTCGGGTTTCCCTTTGGCCTGCTCTGGCCCCAGATGAACAaaggcctcttctctccctctctggccctgctGGCCTAGCTGAAATGCCCATTGTGTGACTGGGCAGCTCTGGCCATTGCCCGAGTGTCTCCCACACCCTCTGCCATTTGCCTGATTCAgcctttctgggctctctgttgaccCAGCTTGCCCCTGCCTCCGCCCAGACCTCACACCTGTGTCTGCTGTGTTTGCCTGGTaacttctgggctctctgttgaccCAGCTTGCCCCTGCCTCCGCCCAGACCTCACACCTGTGTCTGCTGTGTTTGCCTGGTAACTTCGGCTGCTATAAGTAACCAGTTGTAGCTGCCGGTTGAGTTGGTCCAGCCCTGGGCTGGTGAGGGTGAGATCAGGCTGCCCCTCTCCAGTGAGAGTCACTCCCGTCACTTCCCCGGCCACGTCCCAGGTGCCCAAAGAGGCAGTCAGGTTCACCTGGGAGAGGGGGTTGGAGAGGACAGGGTTAGGCCTCAGACCTGCCTCTTGCCTCCCTGGTTCCTCCATCTTTCTGTTGGCAGCCCTGTCTCCCTCCAGCATCCCatttcccgccccctcccccgccccaagtttatttattttgagagagagagagagagagaggcagagagagaggcagagagagattcccaagcaggctccgtgctgtcagtacagagttcCACACAGGGCTCTCAATTCCAgcaactgtgaggtcatggcctgagctgacaCTAAGTGCCGGTTgccaggcacctgggtagcttgtTGGTTgggtgtcggacttcagctcgggtcacgatctcatggttcgtgagttcgagcaccatgttgggctctgtgctgatagcctagaacctggaacctgcttctgattctgtctccctctctctctgcccctccctgctctcactctgcctctctctcaaaaaaataaataaatattaaaaaaaaaagaaagagtcggttgcagggtgcctgggtggcttagttggttgggcgcctgactttggctcaggtcatgatctcatggttcgtgacttcgagccctgcatcgggctctgtgctgatagcttagaacctggaacctattttggactctgtgtctccctctctctctgcccctcccctgttcaagctctgtctcagtctctctcaaaaataaataaacattaaaaaaaaaagtcagttgcttaacctactaagccacccaggcgcccctccctccatccttagTGCCCGCCTGGCCTCCCCAGCCTCTTACCTGGTAAAGCTCCTGACCAGAAGCTGCCTGCAGGCTCAgccctgggaggaaggagagggaatcaGAATCCCAGACAGCCTTGAATTCTTcctcactttctcttctctctttcaccACACACAGCACAGACCTTCTCACCCATCCCTCTTTGTTGAGGCCACAGCAGGGCACATTTTGGGACTCAGCCTAGGGTAACTGAGTTTTCACTCCTTTCCATCAAAGTGATAGCTCTTTATGGCCCGCCCCACCTATCCACCTAATCTTTGGTCGGCAAAGAATAGATTCTTTGTCCCAAACCTCTCCAGTTACAGTCAGCTGCAGTTCCTGACGACCCTACAGCTCCTTTGGTCCTCACCTCCTGCCTCAGGAACCCCCTTCTGCTCTCAAATCCTGCCTTCATCAGAAGCTCCCCCCGCCTCTTGTTCCAATCTTCCTTAGCTCTTCCTCACCCAGCCTTGAGCTCCACCACCCCCACAGTGGCTTAAGTCACCCCCCAGACCCCCCCACCTGGCACCAAGATGCTCCGGAGGGGCTGGACCTCCACACCCTGCAGGGGGTATTGAAGAGGGGAGTTGGCAGGGGCTATGAGCAGCTGGTCAGCAGCAGACTGGCTCCTGGCagtggaggacagagaaggaatcAAGGGCAGAGGGGCTCTCCTTCCTGTCACACCCTCCCTCCAAGCCTCGCAAGGCTCACCCTCCGCAGAGACATGCCCTCTTTTTCAGCTGGTACCTTGAAAGGAAGGCCTGGAACTCCTGCTCCCTGGAGGCAGAGGCAGCCCTCAGCTCTTCAGGGTCAAAGGCCTTCGTGAGGTCAATGGCTCGGAGCTGCCTTTGGAAGGGGAAATGAAAGCTCCCTCCACTGGCCTCACAACTACAGTTGTTCCCAGACAGCCGCCTGGAGGGGGGACGAAGGGTCATCAGAGCCCCGCCATACAGCTCCATACATCCCGCTAAATATTAACATGGCGCCCCACACCTTGGCCCTTCGACCTTGCCCATCCAACATCTGTCGCCTTAAACACTGCTCTTCAAACAGCCCCCAGGAGAGGAGACCCACAATGGGACGACCCATCCCCTAAATCTGGGTTTTACAGAGGTGTAGAAGAGGGCCAGTTGCTAGGATTTCAGAGTTGCCTCCCCACCATTCAGGACCCCACCTGGACTCTCCTTTCTGGTGTCCTGGAACCATCAGGACATCAGAAAGTCaggccctcccctgcctgcacaccctcccctccccatcaccATGACATGGTTCAGGAAGGAGAGATTTTGTTTCCCCAGCCCAAGATTCACAagcagccccccccacccccctccctcaaccAGTCAGGAGAACTGAGGCATCAGAGCTCAGCAGTGCAGGAAACAAAAGCTCCccagacccccccctcccccccagtgaGCGCCGCCCTGCCGCCACCACTCCTGGCACTCACCCCACCACTTGCTCCTTTATCCTGACCGGGATGTGTGCATAGCGGGGCTCAGGCGAGAGGTCTGGCAGCTCTGGTCTGGAGGGGCCCTGCAGGGGCGTCCACAGCGCAAGAGGTGCCCGGAGGCCCGGAGCGTCCCGGGTGCTCACGTACAGGAGCCCCAGAGAGGCGCAGGCGAGCAGCAGGACCAGCACGCAGAGGGCCCGGCGGCCCAGCCGCATCCTGGTGggcgggaggggtgggagggtgagaAAGGTGCGGAGGGGAGGCGCGGGCTGGGACCCCGGAGCCCCGCGGTTCTGGAGGCTCCGGTCAGCTCCCCGGGAAGCTCTCCACATCTCGGCGCGCTAGGATTTGCACAGCGAATCGTTGCCCCCGGCCCTCCTCCCTTCGCTCCCAGGGCCTCGGGTCTCCCGGCCTCCTTTCTTCTCGCCCTCTCCCGCATCTCGGTTTCCTCTCACGCCCGAGGCCTGGCATCTTGATGCAAGAGACCTTTGCATGCGGCGGTTTCCTCGCGGCCGCTTATAAGTAGGAGTGCACTGCTTTCTTCGAGCAGCGGACGTCCCCTGGCCCGCCGCCCCCTGGCCCGCGCGTCCCCCACCCCTCGGTCCGAGCATCACCTGGCCCCCAGTGGGCTGCACAGGGCGGCTCCACACCTTGCTTGTCATGAAAAATGCAGAATCACGCCCGCGCCGTTGGATGCCCCCGGCGGAGGTGACCGCGCGAGTGGCCCCGGGGAGCTCGTGCGGGGGAACGGGGGGGACCGGGGAGCGCGCCGCCTCCCGCCTCCAGCTCGGGCCCCTCATCCCGCCCGAGCACTGACCTGTCTAACGCTCTAAGGCCGCCGCAAGATTTCGGTCCGGGCTGCGCCAGGCTCTCAGCCCCGGCCTGGGGGTCTTCATGGGGCCGGAGGAGGCCTGATCCGGGAACCCGGCGTGAGCCTGGGTCGGGGGGATCCTCCTGCCTCTCGGGCTCGCCCAACCCCTCCCGCCTTCGGAAGCTCAGGGCTTTGTAGACCTCGGCGCTGGGTGGGTGGTTCTGGGCGTTTCCTGTGGGGGTGGAGAGCAGAGTTAAGAAACCGCGGCGCCCCAGCTCCGGAAACAAAGCTGGGGTTCCCCGGCACCCTGACCCCCTTGCCGGGCGGGGAAGTCTCAGGCCGCCGCAAGGTTGGCCAGATCGCGGCGCGGAGCGGCTCGGCTCCCGGCTCGTTGCGGCGGAGGCTCCGGCTGCGCGCGGTGAAAGCGAGCGCCCGGGCGCCCTCTGGTGGGCGCAGAGGACATTGCGGGGGCGCCGCGAGAAGGTCCTCCCGACCCTCCCAGCCCTCCGGTGGCAAGCCTGGCGTCTCAACAGCTTGCCCCAGTCCCATTCTGTTCCTTATACCCACGGAGCCTCGGTCTCATCCAGACTGTAGGCTACGATACTGGCTATGGGAGGAGATGGAACCGGCGCCCTACAGTCCCATTTCAAAGGAAGGTTTGGGTAGTGAGGGTGAGATAAAGGAAACCAGACTAGACCCCAGACAAAGAAGATTTTGCCTGGTTGACAAAGACAGGTTcacaccctccctcccatcctcgcCTCCCCCGTCCCAAATCCTCTAACACTCAAGAAGTAACTCAGTGCCTTTTCCCCTTGAATGCTTCTTGTTGCAGACGTGCAGAGGGAAGTGGTTAGGttgcctgtagtttttttttttttttttttagatgaaatttattgtcaaattggcttccgtacaacacccagtgctcatcccaacaggtgccctcttcaatgcccatcacccactttctcctccccccgcccccatcaaccctcagtttgttctcagtatttaagagtctcttatggtttgcctccttccctctctgtaacttttccccctccttccccaccccccccggtcttctgttaagttttttaggatccacatatgagtgaaaacatatctgtctttctctgactgacttatttcacttagcataataccttccagttctatttACGTTGCtccaaatgacaggatttcattctttctcattgccaagtagtattccattgtatatgtaaaccacatcttctttatccgtttgtcagttgatggacatttaggctctttccataatttggctattgttgaaagtgctgctataaacattggggtacaagtgcccctgtgcatcagcactcctgtatcccttgggtaaattcctagcagtgctattgctgggtcatagggtagatctatttttaattttttgaggaacctccacacttttccagagtggctgcaccagtttgcattcccaccaacagtgcaagagggttcccgtttctccacatcctctccagcacctatagtctcctgatttgttcattttagccactctgacaggtgtgaggtggtatctcagtgtggttttaatttttttttaattaaaacaattttttttgagagagaaacagagttcgagtgggggagggacagagataaagggagacacagaatctgaagcaggcttcaggctctgagttgttatcacagagccccgcaccgggctggAATTCAccaacctccagatcatgacctgagccaagtcagatgctggaactcaccaacctggagatcatgacctgagtggaagtcagatgcttaacagactgagccacccagtcaccccaaggTTGGCTGTAATTCTATATGCAAGCATTAGACCCATAGACTCCCTTCTCTACTTCCGGATTCATGACCCTACCTATGGTTCCATGGTTCTAATAAAAGATGTGTCAAGGTCAAGTAGgaacaaaaaaagatacaatgaatATGGAGCATAATGAAAATGTCAGTGGGAAGGGAGGATAGATTGTTGAATGAATTGTATTCAAAGAAATGACTAATCAGATGGGGGGAGTGGGATTCTCACCCtctttataccaaaataaattccagatctatcaaatattttaatattaaaaatgaaaccagaaaagtaGTAAAGGAAATCATagagtttttgtgttttgtttttttacaaacttAGAGTCCAGGAAGAGATCTCTAAGCAAGATATAAAAGGAATAGTAATAAACTTGCATATATAAAAACCTCGAGTGCAGGAATTCTTATAAACAAACTTAAGAGATAAGTGACAAACTGAAAAAAACCTTTCCAACACGTGAGACAGATAAAAGACTATTTTCCTCAAGAGCTCTAAAacatcagtaagaaaaaatgaTCAACTACTCCCAAATGGGCAAAAATTATGATTAGGCAATTGACAGAAAAAGTGATAatggcttttaaatatttgaaagtataCTGGACCTTATTCAtaataaattaaatgcaaattagaacaacagtgaaattgttaaaattattgcaatattactgactgtattccctgtgttGGACTTTTTATCCCCATGAGTTATTTCTTTTATGACTGGAAGTGTATACCTCTTAGTccttttcacctatttcacctatcccccaACCCATGAAATGTTTTTTGATTACCAAGTTAGTGAAAGTCAAGGAGTTTGCTAACCCACTGTATGGTCAAGTATGTGGAGAAACAGCCTCTGCCATGCACTGTTGTGAGTGTAAATTCAGAAACCTGAACATGTGGGCATGGCTTTGGGACTGGGTCTTGGCAAAAGTAGGAGGGAATTTGAGGAGCCTCAGTGAAGACCAAAGGCTATTAAAGAGCTTGTTAGAAGCCAGATGACCTTTAAGGATGTCGCAGTTGTAGGGAagtagggaaagaaagaaactgaaagaaaggaGGTCTTGCTATGTTTGGCA
The genomic region above belongs to Prionailurus bengalensis isolate Pbe53 chromosome B4, Fcat_Pben_1.1_paternal_pri, whole genome shotgun sequence and contains:
- the B4GALNT1 gene encoding beta-1,4 N-acetylgalactosaminyltransferase 1 isoform X2 is translated as MRLGRRALCVLVLLLACASLGLLYVSTRDAPGLRAPLALWTPLQGPSRPELPDLSPEPRYAHIPVRIKEQVVGRLSGNNCSCEASGGSFHFPFQRQLRAIDLTKAFDPEELRAASASREQEFQAFLSRSQSAADQLLIAPANSPLQYPLQGVEVQPLRSILVPGLSLQAASGQELYQVNLTASLGTWDVAGEVTGVTLTGEGQPDLTLTSPGLDQLNRQLQLVTYSSRSYQANTADTVRFSTEGHEAAFTIRIRHPPNPRLYPPGSLPQGAQYNISALVTIATKTFLRYNRLRALITSIRRFYPTVTVVIADDSDKPESISGPHIEHYLMPFGKGWFAGRNLAVSQVTTKYVLWVDDDFVFTARTRLERLVDVLERTSLDLVGGAVREISGFATTYRQLLSVEPGAPGRGNCLRQRRGFHHELVGFPGCVVTDGVVNFFLARTDKVREVGFDPRLSRVAHLEFFLDGLGSLRVGSCSDVVVDHASKLKLPWTSRDVGAETYARYRYPGSLDESQVAKHRLLFFKHRLQCMTAE
- the B4GALNT1 gene encoding beta-1,4 N-acetylgalactosaminyltransferase 1 isoform X1; amino-acid sequence: MRLGRRALCVLVLLLACASLGLLYVSTRDAPGLRAPLALWTPLQGPSRPELPDLSPEPRYAHIPVRIKEQVVGRLSGNNCSCEASGGSFHFPFQRQLRAIDLTKAFDPEELRAASASREQEFQAFLSRSQSAADQLLIAPANSPLQYPLQGVEVQPLRSILVPGLSLQAASGQELYQVNLTASLGTWDVAGEVTGVTLTGEGQPDLTLTSPGLDQLNRQLQLVTYSSRSYQANTADTVRFSTEGHEAAFTIRIRHPPNPRLYPPGSLPQGGEAAQYNISALVTIATKTFLRYNRLRALITSIRRFYPTVTVVIADDSDKPESISGPHIEHYLMPFGKGWFAGRNLAVSQVTTKYVLWVDDDFVFTARTRLERLVDVLERTSLDLVGGAVREISGFATTYRQLLSVEPGAPGRGNCLRQRRGFHHELVGFPGCVVTDGVVNFFLARTDKVREVGFDPRLSRVAHLEFFLDGLGSLRVGSCSDVVVDHASKLKLPWTSRDVGAETYARYRYPGSLDESQVAKHRLLFFKHRLQCMTAE